The Stigmatella aurantiaca DW4/3-1 genome contains the following window.
GAACGGCCGGAGCGGGAGCTCTTCCCCAAGCAATTGGCGGCGGCGCTGCGGGCCAACCGGGACTATTTCCTCCTCGTCTTCTCCACCGGTCTAGAAGGCGGCCGGGGCGTGGATGAGGCGCTCTCCGAGGCGCAGCGGAAGATGGGCCTGGAGACGCTCAACGCGGAGGCTTCCTTCCAGCGCCTGCTGTCCGAGCCCCGGAGGCGGACCGAGCCGCTCGAGCCTTTGATGACCTTGCTGACCTACACGCGGCGCCTCGCGGCGTCGGTCATCTCCATTGCCTCTTCCTTTCAATACCTGGGGATGGAGCGGTCCCGCGAGCGGCTGGAGTGCTTCGTGGGCGTGGCGGGACGGGTCCTGGAGGATCTGGCCGAGGCGGTGAGCACGGGGCGGACGCCCGCGCCGCTCGTGGATTTCGAGGAAGTGCTCGGCGGGCACGCGTTTCCCCCGGAAGGGACGGACTCGCTGCTGGGAATTCAGCTCGAGCGAGTGGCGCGCCACCTCACCATCTTGCACGGCGCGGCGTCTCGCCGGGGGGACCGCACCCCGTTCGAGTGTCCTCCCAGCCCGGCAAAGGCGCCCGCGTAAAACAGGGGCTCAGCGTGCGGCCTCGGCGAGTGCCCGCACTTCCTCGGCACATCCCCAGGACAGGGTGACCCCGGCGCCCCCGTGGCCGTAGTTGTGGATGACCCGGCGTTCCCCGAGGTGCTCTGCCTCGAGGCGCACGGAGGGACGTCCCGGCCTCAAGCCGACCCGGTGCTCCACGACATTCAGCGGGGTTCCCTCGGGCAACAGCCGCCGACAGCGCGAGAGGATGCCCTCGGCCTCCGTGGCACTGGGCGTCAGCGAGTCCACGCCGCCTTCGGCGGTTCCCCCCAGGATGCAGTCGGTGGCGCGGGGGATGAGGTAGGTCATGCCGCGCGCTTCGCTCTCATCGATGAGGAAACGGGGGGTGGGGGAGGGGGACACGCGCAGCACTTCACCTCGAATGGGGAAGAGCGCCTCATCGCCCACCAGCGTGCGGGCTCCCAGGCCCGTGCAGTTGACCACGGTCGGCGCTTCGCTCCAGGCCTCCTCCAGGGAGTGGACCTCGCGCTGGCGCAGGCGCCCCCCCAACTCGTGGAAGCGCTCCAGAAGGAAGGGCAGGTAGCGCGGCATCTCGATGACGGGAACTTCGAAGGCATAGCCCTCGGAGTAGCCGGGAGGCAGCTCGCCGGGAGCGGCCCTGCGGAAGCCGGGCACGCTGGAGGCCCACCAAGGGTCTTGAACCGTCTCGGTGAAGAGCTCGGCCCCGTGAACCATCTGAACGCCCGTCTCCGGCCGGCCCGCCAGCGAGCGCAGCACCTCGTAGGTGCGCTGTCCCCATCCGAGGACGCGCTCTTTGGGAGAGGCCAGGTAGGGGTACCACATGGCGGCGGCGACATCCGAGGTGGTGTGAGGGGACAGCTCGCGGGCCCAGAGCTGCACGGCATGGCCTGCCTCCAGCAGGCGGATTCCGCACGAGAGCCCCGAGACCCCTCCTCCCAAGACGATGAAGTCCATCCTCAAGTCCCTCAGCGGGCCCGCCGCTCCTCGCGG
Protein-coding sequences here:
- a CDS encoding FAD-dependent oxidoreductase — translated: MDFIVLGGGVSGLSCGIRLLEAGHAVQLWARELSPHTTSDVAAAMWYPYLASPKERVLGWGQRTYEVLRSLAGRPETGVQMVHGAELFTETVQDPWWASSVPGFRRAAPGELPPGYSEGYAFEVPVIEMPRYLPFLLERFHELGGRLRQREVHSLEEAWSEAPTVVNCTGLGARTLVGDEALFPIRGEVLRVSPSPTPRFLIDESEARGMTYLIPRATDCILGGTAEGGVDSLTPSATEAEGILSRCRRLLPEGTPLNVVEHRVGLRPGRPSVRLEAEHLGERRVIHNYGHGGAGVTLSWGCAEEVRALAEAAR